AGACCGACGCCACGGTGGAGCCGCTGGCGGTGGCCAAGATCCTCAAGGCGGTGGTGGAGAAGGAAGCGCCCGGGCTGGTGATCCTGGGCAAGCAGGCGATCGACGACGACATGAACGCCACCGGCCAGATGCTGGCGGCGCTGCTGGGCTGGCCGCAGGGCACCTTCGCCAGCAAGGTCGAGGTGCTGGACGGCGCCCTCGACGTGACCCGCGAGGTCGACGGCGGCCTGCAGACGGTGTCGCTGACGCTGCCGGCGATCGTGACGACGGACCTTCGCCTCAACGAGCCGCGCTATGCCTCGCTGCCCAACATCATGAAGGCGAAGAAGAAGCCGATCGACGAGACCTCGCCGGAGGCGCTCGGCGTCGACGCGGCGCCGCGCCTGACGGTTCTGAAGACGGTGGAGCCGCCGGCGCGCCAGGCCGGCAAGAAGGTCGGCTCGGTGGCCGAGCTGGTCGAGAAGCTCAAGACCGAAGCCGGCGTGATCTGAGGCAGGGAAAGGGAAGACCGACATGACCACGCTTCTCGTCGCCGAACAGGACAACGGCACCCTCAAGGACGTGACCGCCAAGGCGCTGACCGCGGCCCGGGCGATCGGCAGCGACGTGCATGTGCTCGTCGTCGGCGCAGGCGCCGCCAAGGCGGCCGAAGCCGCCGCCCGGCTGGAGGGCGTCGCCAAGGTGCTGACATCGGACGATGCGGCCACCGCCCATCGCCTGGCCGAGCCGACGGCCGCCCTGATCGTCTCCCTCGCCGGCAATTACGACGCGATCCTCGCCCCCTCGACCGCGGCCTGGAAGAACGTGCTGCCGCGCGTGGCGGCGCTGCTCGACGTCATGCAGATCTCCGACATCATCGCCGTCGTCGCGCCCGACACGTTCGAGCGGCCGATCTATGCCGGCAACGCGGTGCAGACCGTGCGCTCCAGCGACGCCAGGAAGGTGATCACCGTGCGCACCGCCTCCTTCGCCGCCACGGGCGAGGGCGGCTCGGCCCCGATCGAGGCGGCGGCG
The sequence above is drawn from the Labrys wisconsinensis genome and encodes:
- a CDS encoding electron transfer flavoprotein subunit beta/FixA family protein, with protein sequence MKVLVPVKRVVDYNVKIRVKADGSGVDLANVKMSMNPFDEIGVEEALRLREAGKASEVVVVSIGPAQAAETLRTGLAMGADRGILVKTDATVEPLAVAKILKAVVEKEAPGLVILGKQAIDDDMNATGQMLAALLGWPQGTFASKVEVLDGALDVTREVDGGLQTVSLTLPAIVTTDLRLNEPRYASLPNIMKAKKKPIDETSPEALGVDAAPRLTVLKTVEPPARQAGKKVGSVAELVEKLKTEAGVI
- a CDS encoding electron transfer flavoprotein subunit alpha/FixB family protein — translated: MTTLLVAEQDNGTLKDVTAKALTAARAIGSDVHVLVVGAGAAKAAEAAARLEGVAKVLTSDDAATAHRLAEPTAALIVSLAGNYDAILAPSTAAWKNVLPRVAALLDVMQISDIIAVVAPDTFERPIYAGNAVQTVRSSDARKVITVRTASFAATGEGGSAPIEAAAAAADPGLSSFKGEALAKSERPELASAKIIISGGRAMQNRENFTTYIEPVADKLGAAMGASRAAVDAGYAPNDWQVGQTGKVVAPDLYIAVGISGAIQHLAGMKDSKVIVAINKDEEAPIFQVADYGLVADLYQALPELKAELEKLGK